The window CTCAGCAGCAAGTTTCTCAGCAGCAAGTTTCTCAGCAGCAAGTTTCTCAGCAGCAAGTTTCTCAGCAGCAAGTTTCTCAGCAGCAAGTTTCTCAGCAGCAAGTTGCTCAGCTGCAAGTTGCTCAGCTGCAAGTTTCTCAGCTGCAAGCTTCTCAGCTGCAAGCTTCTCAGCTGCAAGCTTCTCAGCTGCAAGCTTCTCAGCTGCAAGCTTCTCAGCTGCAAGTTTCTCAGCAGCAAGTTGCTCAGCAGCAAGTTGCTCAGCAGCAAGTTGCTCAGCTGCAAGTTGCTCAGCTGCAAGTTGCTCAGCTGCAAGTTGCTCGGCGGCAAGTTGCTCGGCGGCAAGTTGCTCGGCTGCAAGTTGCTCAGCTGCAAGTTGCTCAGCTGCAAGTTGCTCAGCTGCAAGTTGCTCAGCTGCAAGTTGCTCAGCTGCAAGGTTCTCAGATGCAAGTTTCTCAAATGCAAGTTTCTCGGCTGCAAGTTTCTCGGCTGCAAGTTTCTCGGCTGCAAGTTTCTCGGCTGCAAGTTTCTCGGCTGCAAGTTTCTCGGCTGCAAGTTGCTCAGCTGCAAGTTGCTCGGCTGCAAGTTGCTCAGCTGCAAGTTGCTCAGCTGCAAGTTGCTCAGCTGCAAGTTGCTCAGCTGCAAGTTGCTCAGCTGCAAGTTGCTCAGCTGCAAGTTGCTCAGCTGCAAGTTGCTCAGCTGCATCATCCTTCTTCACGTCAGGTTGTGCGATATATGAAGGAGCCATACGAGGATTTATGCAGGTCGGCGTTTCAAGATAGGCAGGATAATCTCGATAAACTTTTTTTGCACGCCTCTTGGCTGTGGATTCTTCTGCCGCAGCCACTTCAGGAGAATGGTTCCTCGCGGCAGGTTGATTAACAACGTCAGGAGCTTTTTCGGGCTTTCTACAGGTTGGGGATTCGATATAACCGGGATAATCACGGTAAACTTTTGCGAGCAGGGTTTCCTCGGCAACAATAAACGGTGCGAGGAATATACAGAGAACCGAAAGGGAAGCGATCCGCCATTTAGAAAATTTCATTGAGGGCCTCCTGAAGCAATAATCAAGGTAAACATTTAATATCCGTCACAACACTGACAGTGAGAAAAGCCAGAGCCTTCGAAAACGCTAACGACTCGCGCTACATTGGCAATCAGACTATTCTATGCAAGCTGAAAGTAATAAATCTTTAGTATCGGTAGTTTACTTATTTATTAATAATATACGATTAAAGCAGGAGGTCAAGAGAGAGGAAGTTTTAATCGACACCCAACCAAGGGTGGATTTGAGGGATAATACGAACGTCCCGATGCTCTGCAGATGCAAGGACCTGTAATTTCATCAGGGCTGTACCATCCAGGACAGGATTTGAAGCGATTGTGCGTGGCTGCAGGACAAAGGGTGTTGTCGGAGCATGGCGATTAACGAGCCTTGCAGCTTCCAGCAGTTCGTCCTCTGTCGTGCTTTGGTCGATGACAAACTTCACATGACACAATCGATCGCCAGAGATTGACAAAAAATCTGCATGGTCAGCCCAAGGGGTCGGCACTCCTGTCACAGCAGACCCTTTGATGTCCATTGAGATCCAATCTAACAGCGGCAGAATCTTCTCAAGCTCCGCAGGCAGAGTCCCATTGGTTTCAAGAAAGACAGGAAGGATAGAGATAACAACAGGAAGCCAGTGTTTTAGAAGGTCAGCATGAAGAAGTGGCTCGCCGCCGGTGAGCGCAAGGGAGTGGTGCACATTGTTGGTGACATGCTGCCAATGTGAGATCAACCGGGTGATTTCGGCCATACAGACCGGGTTGTCATGGCTATTGAATTGACCTGAACCCGGCACCGCCTCGATCTGGCAGGTCGGGCCGCCATGAAAAGGCGTGTCGCAGTACTCGCAGGCCAGGTTGCATTCAGCAAAGCGTACGAAAATCTGGCGACAACCGATCATTACGCCCTCCCCTTGCATAGAAGAGAAGACTTCGATTAATGGGGCATTAATCGAGGGAGTAACTGGCACAGGCGTTCTCCGATTCCCAGACATTAATCTTCTCAACGGCGATGTTTTCGTTATTTAAGGTCTCGCTTAGACGCTCAAAAAGATAGCGACTAATATTCTCCGATGAAGGGCTGTCGTTTTGGAAGGGGGTCAGGTCGTTCAGGTATTTGTGGTCCAACTCGTCGAGCAGGCTATTGGTTTGCTTCTTGAGAATTTTGAAGTCGATGCCGAGGCCGGCCTTATCAAGCTCTTTTGCAGCAACAACAACTTCGACGCGCCAGTTGTGGCCATGCAGATTCTCGCAATCACCTTGGTAGTTGATGAGA of the Deltaproteobacteria bacterium IMCC39524 genome contains:
- a CDS encoding 7-carboxy-7-deazaguanine synthase QueE gives rise to the protein MQGEGVMIGCRQIFVRFAECNLACEYCDTPFHGGPTCQIEAVPGSGQFNSHDNPVCMAEITRLISHWQHVTNNVHHSLALTGGEPLLHADLLKHWLPVVISILPVFLETNGTLPAELEKILPLLDWISMDIKGSAVTGVPTPWADHADFLSISGDRLCHVKFVIDQSTTEDELLEAARLVNRHAPTTPFVLQPRTIASNPVLDGTALMKLQVLASAEHRDVRIIPQIHPWLGVD
- the queD gene encoding 6-carboxytetrahydropterin synthase QueD, producing MYRLMIKTSFAAAHNLINYQGDCENLHGHNWRVEVVVAAKELDKAGLGIDFKILKKQTNSLLDELDHKYLNDLTPFQNDSPSSENISRYLFERLSETLNNENIAVEKINVWESENACASYSLD